One genomic region from Streptomyces sp. NBC_01304 encodes:
- a CDS encoding TetR/AcrR family transcriptional regulator, whose product MSVDREQVLRSAASLLTRKATATMDEVARAAGISRATLHRHFAGRDALVRALEELGIRQLEAALDAARLNEGPAVDAVRRLVAQAEPVAGFLAFLVTENQLFEGDEMHQGWSRIDDRVSALFRRGQEAGEFRIDLSPAWLTEALYGLIGSGAWAVQDGRLAAKDFQYMVAELLLGGARRSVEK is encoded by the coding sequence ATGTCAGTCGACCGAGAGCAAGTGCTGCGCTCCGCGGCCTCCCTCCTCACCCGCAAGGCCACTGCCACGATGGACGAGGTGGCGCGGGCGGCCGGAATCAGCCGGGCCACCCTGCATCGCCACTTCGCGGGGCGGGATGCGCTCGTACGGGCGCTGGAGGAGCTCGGGATACGGCAGTTGGAGGCCGCCCTCGACGCGGCCCGGCTCAACGAGGGGCCTGCCGTCGACGCCGTGCGACGGCTCGTGGCGCAGGCCGAGCCGGTCGCCGGCTTCCTGGCCTTCCTCGTCACCGAGAACCAGCTGTTCGAGGGCGACGAGATGCATCAGGGCTGGTCGCGGATCGACGACCGGGTCTCGGCTCTCTTCCGGCGCGGCCAGGAGGCCGGCGAGTTCCGGATCGACCTCAGCCCGGCCTGGCTGACCGAGGCCCTGTACGGCCTGATCGGCTCCGGGGCCTGGGCCGTGCAGGACGGGCGGCTCGCCGCCAAGGACTTCCAGTACATGGTCGCCGAGTTGCTGCTCGGCGGCGCCCGACGGAGCGTGGAGAAGTGA
- a CDS encoding S1C family serine protease → MPDNRVPGFGETYGEMYGPVPPPDRPLPPGHDGPASPPPPHAHRPPPQSYGYPPPTRQLPQQSSYAPEPQPYVPEYPGPTYAAPPPKPPRPPRTPRPLLAAVLAALLAGAGAGYAAGALGDKDPVAPGRSPTQSASPTKPPSKPAGLDEVAAQVLPSVVSVETEDGRGSGFVFDEQGRVLTNAHVVDGSSRAFIVLQDGRRIAARVLGTDPARDVAVLDAETARGLIPAKLATKSTDKPAVGDTVLAIGSPLGLAGTVTSGIVSGVDRKVGLGEDESQQALQTDASINPGNSGGPLVDAEGRVIGINTAIAQLDEDGDGKGNGGSIGIGFAIPIGDAVDAARAIIGG, encoded by the coding sequence GTGCCCGACAACCGAGTTCCCGGCTTCGGCGAGACCTACGGCGAGATGTACGGTCCCGTCCCGCCGCCCGACCGGCCCCTTCCGCCGGGCCACGACGGGCCCGCGTCACCACCCCCGCCACACGCGCACCGGCCGCCTCCGCAGTCGTACGGTTACCCGCCGCCGACTCGGCAGTTGCCACAGCAGTCGTCGTACGCTCCCGAGCCGCAGCCGTACGTTCCCGAGTATCCGGGGCCGACCTACGCGGCCCCGCCGCCCAAGCCGCCCCGCCCGCCCCGGACTCCGCGCCCCCTGCTCGCGGCGGTGCTCGCCGCACTGCTCGCCGGGGCCGGGGCGGGGTACGCGGCCGGCGCGCTCGGCGACAAGGACCCCGTGGCGCCCGGCCGCTCGCCCACGCAGTCGGCGTCACCGACGAAGCCGCCGTCCAAGCCGGCCGGCCTTGACGAGGTGGCCGCACAGGTGCTGCCCAGTGTGGTGTCCGTCGAGACGGAGGACGGCCGGGGCTCGGGGTTCGTCTTCGACGAGCAGGGGCGCGTCCTGACCAACGCGCATGTGGTGGACGGCAGTTCGCGGGCGTTCATCGTCCTTCAGGACGGGCGCAGGATCGCCGCGCGGGTGCTCGGCACCGATCCGGCGCGCGATGTGGCGGTCCTGGACGCGGAGACCGCGCGCGGCCTGATCCCGGCGAAGCTCGCGACGAAGTCGACGGACAAGCCCGCCGTCGGCGACACGGTCCTGGCGATCGGCTCGCCGCTCGGCCTCGCCGGAACGGTCACCTCGGGCATCGTCAGCGGAGTGGACCGCAAGGTGGGACTCGGCGAGGACGAGAGCCAACAGGCCCTGCAGACCGACGCCTCCATCAACCCCGGCAACTCGGGCGGCCCGCTGGTGGACGCGGAGGGCAGGGTGATCGGCATCAACACGGCCATCGCCCAACTCGACGAGGACGGCGACGGCAAGGGCAACGGCGGCTCGATAGGAATCGGCTTCGCGATCCCGATCGGCGACGCGGTGGACGCTGCGCGGGCGATCATTGGGGGCTGA
- a CDS encoding pyridoxamine 5'-phosphate oxidase family protein translates to MGKTYDRIDGRLRTFIEAQPMFFTATAPLSGDGTVNLSPKGLTGSFAVIDELSVAYLDFAGSNAETIAHLRENGRITLMWCAFQGPPNIVRVHGRGEPVFRDDPRFAELLKHFPDIDPSPHGLRAIIVVSADLVRDTCGYNVPVMTYDEDRDLHGKFFGRKDDASLSEYFTKKEHIAQSIDGLAGLPLPLPPSSV, encoded by the coding sequence ATGGGAAAGACTTACGACCGCATCGACGGCCGCCTGCGCACCTTCATAGAGGCCCAGCCGATGTTCTTCACCGCGACCGCCCCGCTCTCCGGCGACGGCACGGTCAACCTCTCCCCGAAGGGCCTGACCGGCTCGTTCGCCGTCATCGACGAGCTGAGCGTGGCCTATCTCGACTTCGCGGGCAGCAACGCCGAGACCATCGCCCACCTCCGCGAGAACGGCCGCATCACGCTGATGTGGTGCGCCTTCCAGGGCCCGCCGAACATCGTTCGGGTGCACGGCCGCGGCGAGCCCGTGTTCCGGGACGACCCCCGCTTCGCCGAACTGCTCAAGCACTTCCCGGACATCGACCCCAGCCCGCACGGACTGCGCGCGATCATCGTCGTGTCGGCCGACCTCGTCCGCGACACCTGTGGATACAACGTCCCGGTCATGACGTACGACGAGGACCGCGACCTGCACGGCAAGTTCTTCGGCCGCAAGGACGACGCCTCGCTGAGCGAGTACTTCACCAAGAAGGAGCACATCGCGCAGAGCATCGACGGCCTGGCGGGACTGCCGCTCCCGCTGCCGCCCAGTAGCGTCTGA
- a CDS encoding L,D-transpeptidase family protein, giving the protein MAVAPAASAVRAGLALASVLLVTGAAHGAPPLPERMADTGGGSQLITAVAPRAGSTTGTLTWWDRRGGRWVRVGSAPARFGSKGLVEGASRKQGTNTTPAGLYDLPYAFGVKAAPGGTSAAYRRVRQNSWWCQDNRSRAYNRWAEPLPADCRKKESEHLVDFGRQYAYALVIGFNYARPVHGRGAGIFLHVNGRGATAGCVSVSGDAMRRILTWAKPERAPHIAIGTRSGPIAITRY; this is encoded by the coding sequence ATGGCCGTCGCACCGGCCGCTTCAGCCGTACGTGCCGGTCTCGCCCTCGCTTCGGTCCTGCTGGTCACGGGTGCCGCGCACGGTGCGCCGCCGCTGCCGGAGCGGATGGCGGACACGGGCGGCGGCAGCCAGCTGATCACCGCGGTGGCACCGCGGGCCGGGTCCACCACCGGGACGCTGACCTGGTGGGACCGGCGCGGTGGGCGGTGGGTGCGGGTGGGGAGCGCGCCGGCCCGGTTCGGTTCGAAGGGGCTGGTCGAGGGGGCCTCGCGCAAGCAGGGCACGAACACCACTCCGGCGGGGCTGTACGACCTGCCGTACGCGTTCGGCGTCAAGGCCGCGCCGGGCGGGACTTCGGCGGCGTACCGGCGTGTGCGGCAGAACTCCTGGTGGTGCCAGGACAACCGGTCGCGGGCCTACAACCGATGGGCCGAGCCGCTGCCCGCCGACTGCCGCAAGAAGGAGTCCGAGCATCTTGTCGACTTCGGCAGGCAGTACGCGTACGCCCTCGTCATCGGCTTCAACTACGCGCGCCCGGTGCACGGCCGGGGCGCGGGGATCTTTCTGCACGTCAACGGGCGTGGGGCGACGGCCGGTTGTGTCTCGGTGTCCGGCGACGCGATGCGCCGGATCCTGACGTGGGCGAAGCCGGAGCGGGCGCCGCACATCGCGATCGGCACCCGGTCGGGGCCGATCGCGATCACGCGCTACTAG
- a CDS encoding MFS transporter, producing MTSTEQQSAEADSAGLQRGRWLALGVLVLAVLLVAVDATVLGLATPFLSEDLKPSGTQLLWIGDVYSFVIAGLLVSMGSLGDRIGRKKLLLVGAVAFGGVSVLNAYATSPEMMIVARALLGVAGATLMPSTLALIRNIFHDPKERSVAIGIWGAAASAGAAVGPLVGGMLLENFWWGSVFLINLPVMAILVVVGIKLLPESRDPAPGPWDLLSVLLSLIGMVAVVYAVKEAAVHGFRWDIAVAAVLGVSCLIWFARRQLTLASPLLDMRLFHHRGFSGAVLADLLTILGLSGLVFFLSQFLQLVQMRSPLGAGLIELPAAVGAVATGLCAGVIARRASVRLAVSGGLAAIGLALATCTLLDASTPALMMCLALFVGGAGAGLAFTVTADVILTAVPKEQAGAASAVSETAYELGAALGIALLGSVVTGIYRGFTVPDGVDAGTASAARDSLGGAVEASKDLPQEQGSALLSAAQDAFTSGFETAAGVAAAVLFATAITAWFLLRGQKLEDGIAHH from the coding sequence GTGACAAGCACCGAGCAGCAGTCCGCCGAGGCCGATTCCGCCGGACTCCAGAGGGGCCGCTGGCTCGCCCTCGGCGTACTCGTCCTGGCCGTCCTCCTGGTCGCCGTCGACGCGACCGTGCTCGGCCTCGCGACCCCCTTCCTCAGCGAGGACCTCAAGCCGTCCGGTACGCAGCTGCTCTGGATCGGCGACGTCTACTCGTTCGTCATCGCGGGCCTGCTCGTCTCCATGGGCAGCCTCGGCGACCGCATCGGCCGCAAGAAGCTGCTGCTCGTGGGCGCGGTCGCGTTCGGCGGCGTCTCGGTGCTCAACGCGTACGCCACCAGCCCGGAGATGATGATCGTCGCGCGGGCCCTGCTCGGTGTGGCGGGCGCGACGCTGATGCCGTCGACCCTCGCGCTGATCCGCAACATCTTCCACGACCCCAAGGAACGCAGCGTCGCCATCGGCATCTGGGGCGCCGCCGCCTCGGCCGGCGCGGCGGTCGGCCCCCTGGTCGGCGGCATGCTCCTGGAGAACTTCTGGTGGGGCTCGGTCTTCCTGATCAACCTGCCCGTGATGGCGATCCTGGTCGTCGTCGGCATCAAGCTCCTGCCGGAGTCGCGCGACCCCGCCCCGGGGCCCTGGGACCTGCTCAGCGTCCTGCTTTCCCTCATCGGGATGGTCGCCGTGGTGTACGCCGTCAAGGAGGCGGCGGTGCACGGCTTCCGCTGGGACATCGCGGTGGCGGCGGTGCTCGGCGTGTCCTGTCTGATCTGGTTCGCCAGGCGGCAGTTGACGCTCGCCTCGCCGCTGCTCGACATGCGGCTCTTCCACCACCGGGGCTTCTCGGGCGCAGTCCTCGCCGACCTGCTGACCATCCTCGGCCTGTCGGGCCTGGTCTTCTTCCTCTCGCAGTTCCTGCAACTGGTGCAGATGCGCTCGCCGTTGGGCGCCGGCCTCATCGAACTGCCCGCCGCGGTGGGCGCGGTGGCCACGGGCCTGTGCGCCGGAGTGATCGCCCGCCGGGCCTCCGTACGGCTCGCCGTGTCCGGCGGACTCGCGGCCATCGGCCTCGCGCTCGCCACCTGCACGCTGCTCGACGCGAGCACCCCGGCCCTGATGATGTGCCTCGCGCTCTTCGTCGGCGGCGCGGGCGCCGGGCTCGCGTTCACCGTCACCGCGGACGTCATCCTCACCGCCGTCCCCAAGGAGCAGGCGGGCGCGGCCTCCGCCGTCTCCGAGACGGCGTACGAGCTGGGTGCCGCGCTCGGCATCGCGCTGCTCGGGTCCGTCGTGACGGGCATCTACCGCGGCTTCACCGTGCCCGACGGGGTCGACGCGGGCACCGCCTCGGCGGCCCGAGACTCGCTCGGCGGGGCCGTCGAGGCCTCCAAGGACCTTCCCCAGGAGCAGGGTTCGGCGCTGCTCTCCGCGGCGCAGGACGCCTTCACCAGCGGCTTCGAGACGGCGGCGGGGGTGGCCGCGGCCGTGCTGTTCGCCACGGCGATCACGGCCTGGTTCCTGCTGCGCGGGCAGAAGCTGGAGGACGGGATCGCGCATCACTGA
- a CDS encoding acetylornithine transaminase, with protein MSNAQFAERWQHSLMNNYGTPKMSLVRGEGVRVWDADGNEYLDFVGGIAVNALGHAHPAVVRAVSDQVATLGQVSNFFIAEPTVTLAERLLHHFGRPGKVFFCNSGTEAVEAAFKIGRLTGRSHMVATEGGFHGRTMGALALTGQPAKQEPFKPLPGDVTHVPFGDVEALRAAVTEDTAFVLIEPIQGESGVVVPPPGYLKAAREITAATGTLLVLDEVQTGIGRTGHWFEYQAHEGVEPDLVTLAKGLGGGLPIGAVAAFGKAADLLSPGQHGTTFGGNPVACAAGVAVLDTIAADGLLDNVKRQSEKLRNGIEGSGHSLVGHVRGAGLLLGIVLTEPLAPQVQQAAQDAGFLVNAPAPDVIRLMPALTIGDADVDTFLQALPGVLDKALAAHGDGRSGA; from the coding sequence ATGAGCAACGCACAGTTCGCCGAGCGGTGGCAGCACTCGCTGATGAACAACTACGGGACGCCGAAGATGTCCCTGGTCCGCGGCGAGGGCGTCCGGGTCTGGGACGCCGACGGCAACGAATACCTCGACTTCGTCGGCGGCATCGCGGTCAACGCCCTCGGCCACGCCCATCCCGCGGTGGTCCGCGCGGTCAGCGACCAGGTGGCGACCCTCGGCCAGGTCTCCAACTTCTTCATCGCCGAGCCGACTGTCACGCTCGCAGAGCGGCTGCTCCACCACTTCGGACGGCCCGGCAAGGTCTTCTTCTGCAACTCCGGTACGGAGGCGGTCGAGGCCGCCTTCAAGATCGGGCGGCTGACCGGGCGTTCCCACATGGTGGCGACCGAGGGCGGCTTCCACGGCCGCACCATGGGCGCCCTCGCGCTCACCGGACAGCCCGCCAAGCAGGAGCCCTTCAAGCCGCTGCCCGGCGATGTCACGCACGTACCGTTCGGCGACGTCGAGGCACTGCGCGCGGCGGTCACCGAGGACACGGCGTTCGTCCTCATCGAGCCCATCCAGGGCGAGAGCGGCGTCGTCGTGCCGCCGCCCGGCTACCTCAAGGCGGCCCGCGAGATCACCGCCGCCACCGGCACGTTGCTCGTCCTCGACGAGGTGCAGACCGGCATCGGCCGGACCGGGCACTGGTTCGAGTACCAGGCCCACGAGGGCGTCGAGCCCGATCTGGTCACCCTCGCCAAGGGACTCGGCGGCGGCCTGCCCATCGGCGCGGTCGCGGCCTTCGGCAAGGCGGCCGACCTGCTCTCGCCCGGCCAGCACGGCACCACGTTCGGCGGCAACCCCGTCGCCTGCGCGGCCGGTGTGGCGGTCCTGGACACCATCGCCGCCGACGGACTCCTCGACAACGTGAAGCGGCAGAGCGAGAAGCTCCGCAACGGAATTGAAGGTTCCGGCCATTCCCTGGTCGGCCATGTCCGTGGTGCGGGGCTGCTGCTGGGTATCGTGCTCACCGAGCCGCTGGCGCCCCAGGTGCAGCAGGCGGCTCAGGACGCCGGCTTCCTGGTGAACGCGCCCGCGCCCGATGTCATCCGGCTGATGCCGGCGCTGACCATCGGCGACGCGGACGTGGACACGTTCCTCCAGGCCCTGCCCGGCGTGCTGGACAAGGCCCTCGCGGCCCACGGGGACGGACGATCCGGAGCATGA
- a CDS encoding argininosuccinate synthase codes for MTERVVLAYSGGLDTSVAIGWIAEETGAEVIAVAVDVGQGGEDLDVIRKRALACGAVEAEVADAKDEFADEYCLPAIKANALYMDRYPLVSALSRPTIVKHLVAAAQKHDAGIVAHGCTGKGNDQVRFEAGIAALGPDLKCIAPVRDYAMTRDKAIAFCEDKGLPIATTKKSPYSIDQNVFGRAVETGFLEDIWNAPVEDVYEYTENPATPREADEVVVSFEQGVPVAVDGKAVTVLQAIQQLNERAGAQGIGRIDIVEDRLVGIKSREIYEAPGAIALITAHQELENVTVERELARYKRQIEQRWGELVYDGQWFSPLKRALDGFISQANEHVTGDIRMTLHGGRAVVTGRKSPQSLYDFNLATYDTGDTFDQSAARGFIDIHSLSSKIAARRDLA; via the coding sequence GTGACCGAGCGCGTCGTACTCGCCTACTCGGGCGGCCTGGACACCTCCGTCGCCATCGGCTGGATCGCCGAGGAGACGGGTGCCGAGGTCATCGCGGTCGCCGTGGACGTCGGCCAGGGCGGCGAGGACCTGGACGTCATCCGCAAGCGCGCCCTCGCCTGCGGTGCGGTGGAGGCCGAAGTCGCCGACGCCAAGGACGAGTTCGCCGACGAGTACTGCCTCCCGGCGATCAAGGCCAACGCCCTCTACATGGACCGCTATCCGCTGGTCTCCGCCCTGTCCCGGCCGACCATCGTCAAGCACCTGGTGGCCGCCGCCCAGAAGCACGACGCCGGCATCGTCGCCCACGGCTGCACCGGCAAGGGCAACGACCAGGTGCGGTTCGAGGCCGGCATCGCCGCCCTCGGCCCCGACCTGAAGTGCATCGCCCCGGTCCGCGACTACGCCATGACCCGGGACAAGGCCATCGCCTTCTGCGAGGACAAGGGCCTGCCGATCGCCACCACCAAGAAGTCGCCGTACTCGATCGACCAGAACGTCTTCGGACGCGCCGTCGAGACCGGCTTCCTGGAGGACATCTGGAACGCGCCCGTCGAGGACGTCTACGAGTACACCGAGAACCCGGCGACCCCGCGAGAGGCCGACGAGGTCGTCGTCTCCTTCGAGCAGGGCGTCCCGGTCGCCGTCGACGGCAAGGCCGTCACCGTCCTCCAGGCCATCCAGCAGCTGAACGAACGGGCCGGCGCCCAGGGCATCGGCCGCATCGACATCGTCGAGGACCGGCTGGTGGGCATCAAGTCCCGCGAGATCTACGAGGCCCCGGGCGCGATCGCACTGATCACCGCCCACCAGGAACTCGAGAACGTCACCGTCGAGCGCGAACTCGCCCGCTACAAGCGCCAGATCGAGCAGCGCTGGGGCGAACTCGTCTACGACGGCCAGTGGTTCTCCCCGCTCAAGCGGGCCCTCGACGGCTTCATCAGCCAGGCCAACGAGCACGTCACCGGCGACATCCGGATGACCCTGCACGGCGGCCGCGCCGTCGTCACCGGCCGGAAGTCGCCCCAGTCGCTCTACGACTTCAACCTGGCCACGTACGACACCGGCGACACCTTCGACCAGTCCGCCGCCCGCGGCTTCATCGACATCCACAGCCTGTCGTCGAAGATCGCGGCCCGCCGCGACCTGGCCTGA
- the argH gene encoding argininosuccinate lyase, with translation MSSNNSGDVRLWGARFADGPAEALAKLSASVHFDWRLAPYDIAGSRAHARVLNKAGLLTADELQRMIAGLDQLDADVASGAFTGTIADEDVHTALERGLLERLGPDLGGKLRAGRSRNDQVATLFRMYLRDHARIIGGLIADLQEALVGLAEAHPDVAMPGRTHLQHAQPVLFAHHVLAHVQSLSRDAERLRQWDERTAVSPYGSGALAGSSLGLDPEAVAADLGFERGSVGNSIDGTASRDFVAEFAFITAMIGVNLSRIAEEIIIWNTKEFSFVTLHDAFSTGSSIMPQKKNPDIAELARGKSGRLIGNLTGLMATLKALPLAYNRDLQEDKEPVFDSCDQLEVLLPAFTGMMATLTVHRERMEELAPAGFSLATDIAEWLVKQGVPFRVAHEVAGECVKVAEAEGKELDDLTDDQFAKISEHLTPEVRTVLNVPGALASRSGRGGTAPSAVAVQLAEVKADLAVQRGWADAKK, from the coding sequence GTGAGCAGCAACAACAGCGGTGACGTCCGGCTCTGGGGCGCCCGTTTCGCCGACGGGCCCGCCGAGGCCCTCGCCAAGCTGTCGGCGTCCGTCCACTTCGACTGGCGGCTCGCCCCGTACGACATCGCCGGTTCCCGCGCCCACGCGCGCGTGCTGAACAAGGCCGGGCTGCTCACGGCCGACGAGCTGCAGCGCATGATCGCCGGGCTCGACCAGCTCGACGCGGACGTGGCGAGCGGCGCGTTCACCGGCACCATCGCCGACGAGGACGTGCACACCGCCCTCGAGCGGGGACTCCTCGAACGCCTCGGCCCCGACCTCGGCGGCAAGCTGCGCGCCGGCCGGTCGCGGAACGACCAGGTGGCGACCCTGTTCCGGATGTACCTGCGGGACCACGCGCGGATCATCGGCGGCCTGATCGCCGACCTCCAGGAGGCCCTTGTCGGCCTCGCCGAGGCCCACCCGGACGTCGCGATGCCGGGCCGTACACACCTCCAGCACGCCCAGCCGGTCCTCTTCGCCCACCACGTCCTGGCGCACGTCCAGTCCCTGTCCCGGGACGCCGAACGCCTGCGGCAGTGGGACGAGCGGACCGCCGTGTCACCCTACGGCTCGGGTGCGCTCGCCGGTTCCTCGCTCGGCCTCGACCCGGAGGCCGTCGCCGCGGACCTCGGCTTCGAGCGCGGCAGCGTGGGCAACTCCATCGACGGCACGGCCTCGCGCGATTTCGTCGCGGAGTTCGCCTTCATCACCGCGATGATCGGCGTGAACCTCTCCCGGATCGCCGAGGAAATCATCATCTGGAACACGAAGGAGTTCTCCTTCGTCACCCTGCACGACGCCTTCTCCACCGGCTCCTCGATCATGCCGCAGAAGAAGAACCCGGACATCGCCGAGCTCGCCCGCGGCAAGTCCGGCCGCCTCATCGGCAATCTGACCGGCCTGATGGCGACGCTCAAGGCCCTCCCGCTCGCGTACAACCGCGATCTCCAGGAGGACAAGGAGCCGGTCTTCGACTCCTGCGACCAGCTGGAGGTCCTGCTGCCCGCCTTCACCGGGATGATGGCCACGCTCACCGTGCACCGCGAGCGCATGGAGGAGCTGGCCCCGGCCGGCTTCTCGCTCGCCACCGACATCGCGGAGTGGCTGGTCAAGCAGGGCGTCCCGTTCCGGGTCGCGCACGAGGTCGCGGGGGAGTGCGTCAAGGTCGCAGAGGCCGAGGGCAAGGAGCTCGACGACCTCACCGACGACCAGTTCGCCAAGATCTCCGAGCACCTCACGCCCGAGGTGCGGACCGTCCTGAACGTGCCGGGCGCGCTGGCCTCGCGCAGCGGCCGTGGCGGTACGGCCCCGTCGGCCGTGGCCGTCCAACTGGCCGAGGTGAAGGCCGACTTGGCGGTGCAGCGGGGCTGGGCGGACGCGAAGAAGTAG
- a CDS encoding arginine repressor — MSLQDNEHGAEQGGPAVPQTRTARHRRIVDILNRQPVRSQSQLAKLLADDGLSVTQATLSRDLDELNAVKIRNNDGDLIYAVPSEGGFRTPRAPLGESAKEERMRRLAAELLISAEASANLVVLRTPPGAAQFLASAIDQAELHDILGTIAGDDTLMLISREPSGGQALADHLLRLAQNAR; from the coding sequence ATGAGTCTGCAGGACAACGAGCACGGCGCAGAGCAGGGCGGACCCGCCGTACCGCAGACCCGCACCGCCCGCCACCGCCGGATCGTGGACATCCTCAACCGGCAACCGGTGCGCTCCCAGAGCCAGTTGGCGAAGCTGCTCGCGGACGACGGCCTGTCCGTCACGCAGGCGACGCTGTCGCGGGACCTGGACGAGCTGAACGCGGTGAAGATCCGCAACAACGACGGCGACCTGATCTACGCGGTCCCGAGCGAGGGCGGTTTCCGCACCCCGCGCGCACCGCTGGGCGAGTCGGCGAAGGAGGAGCGGATGCGGCGGCTCGCCGCCGAGCTGCTGATCTCGGCGGAGGCCTCCGCCAACCTCGTCGTCCTGCGCACCCCGCCGGGCGCCGCGCAGTTCCTGGCCTCGGCGATCGACCAGGCCGAACTGCACGACATCCTCGGCACGATCGCCGGCGACGACACGCTGATGCTGATCAGCCGTGAACCGAGCGGCGGGCAGGCCCTGGCGGACCATCTGCTGCGGCTCGCCCAAAACGCTCGCTAG
- the argB gene encoding acetylglutamate kinase — MSTRKHTALPKAQILIEALPWLTRHQGKTVVIKFGGNAMIDEELKAAFAQDVVFLHHAGLKPVVVHGGGPQISKALDRHGIVSEFKAGLRVTTEDAMDVVRMVLAGQVQRELVGLLNQHGPLAVGLTGEDAHTITATQHKPTIDGELVDIGRVGEITAIDTGAIEALLADGRIPVISSIARSQDDGHVYNVNADTAAAALAAALDAETLMVLTDVEGLYEDWPNSDDVISKITATELEKLLPELASGMVPKMEGCLHAVRNGVTTARVIDGRVQHSILLEIFTDEGIGTMVVPDAEGEA; from the coding sequence ATGAGCACCCGCAAGCACACCGCACTGCCCAAGGCGCAGATCCTCATCGAGGCGCTGCCCTGGCTGACCCGTCATCAGGGCAAGACCGTCGTCATCAAGTTCGGCGGCAACGCCATGATCGACGAGGAGCTCAAGGCCGCCTTCGCCCAGGACGTCGTCTTCCTGCACCACGCCGGCCTCAAGCCCGTCGTGGTGCACGGGGGCGGCCCGCAGATCAGCAAGGCCCTCGACCGGCACGGGATCGTGAGCGAGTTCAAGGCCGGTCTGCGCGTCACGACCGAGGACGCCATGGACGTCGTACGCATGGTCCTCGCGGGCCAGGTCCAACGCGAGCTGGTCGGCCTGCTCAACCAGCACGGCCCCCTCGCGGTCGGCCTGACCGGCGAGGACGCGCACACCATCACCGCGACCCAGCACAAGCCGACGATCGACGGCGAGTTGGTCGACATCGGCAGGGTCGGCGAGATCACCGCCATCGACACCGGGGCCATCGAGGCGCTGCTCGCCGACGGCCGTATCCCGGTGATCTCTTCCATTGCCCGCTCCCAGGACGACGGACATGTCTACAACGTCAATGCTGATACGGCGGCTGCGGCACTCGCTGCGGCGCTGGACGCCGAAACGCTGATGGTCCTCACGGACGTCGAAGGCCTCTACGAGGACTGGCCGAACAGTGACGACGTGATCAGCAAGATCACCGCGACCGAGCTGGAGAAGCTGCTGCCCGAGCTGGCCAGCGGCATGGTGCCGAAGATGGAGGGCTGTCTGCACGCGGTACGCAACGGCGTGACGACCGCCCGCGTCATCGACGGCCGGGTCCAGCACTCGATCCTGCTGGAGATCTTCACGGATGAAGGAATCGGCACGATGGTCGTGCCCGACGCGGAGGGGGAAGCATGA
- a CDS encoding lysophospholipid acyltransferase family protein, translated as MSRFAFIKAVLGPVLRLMFRPRIEGAENIPGTGPVILAGNHLTFIDSMIMPLSLKRQVFFIGKDEYVTGKGIKGRVMAWFFTGTGMIPVDRDGGRGGVAALMTGRRILEEGKVFSIYPEGTRSPDGRLYRGRTGIARLTLMTGAPVVPFAIIGTDKIQPGGAGVPRPGKVTVRFGEPMEFSRYEGMDRDRYVLRAVTDSVMSEVLALSGQEYVDMYATKAKAA; from the coding sequence TTGTCCCGCTTTGCGTTCATCAAGGCAGTGCTCGGCCCGGTCCTGCGCCTGATGTTCCGACCGCGGATCGAGGGAGCGGAGAACATCCCGGGCACCGGGCCCGTGATCCTCGCCGGCAATCACCTGACGTTCATCGACTCGATGATCATGCCTCTGTCGCTCAAGCGGCAGGTCTTCTTCATCGGCAAGGACGAGTACGTCACGGGCAAGGGGATCAAGGGCCGGGTCATGGCCTGGTTCTTCACGGGCACCGGGATGATCCCGGTCGACCGTGACGGCGGTCGCGGCGGTGTCGCGGCGCTGATGACCGGGCGCCGGATCCTGGAGGAGGGCAAGGTCTTCTCCATCTACCCGGAGGGCACGCGGTCGCCCGACGGGCGGCTCTACCGCGGGCGTACGGGGATCGCGCGGCTCACGTTGATGACCGGGGCGCCGGTCGTGCCGTTCGCCATCATCGGGACGGACAAGATCCAGCCTGGTGGGGCCGGAGTGCCGCGGCCGGGCAAGGTGACCGTGCGGTTCGGCGAGCCGATGGAGTTCTCGCGGTACGAGGGCATGGACCGGGATCGCTATGTGCTGCGTGCCGTGACCGACTCGGTGATGTCCGAGGTGCTGGCCCTGTCCGGGCAGGAGTACGTCGACATGTACGCGACCAAGGCCAAGGCCGCGTAA